The following proteins come from a genomic window of Triticum aestivum cultivar Chinese Spring chromosome 6A, IWGSC CS RefSeq v2.1, whole genome shotgun sequence:
- the LOC123129257 gene encoding uncharacterized protein: protein MVPSRPCSCRPIYAAAAPSQAARRRRQKAASMPLDVLVDIAVRTDPATLVRCAATCMDRVKEYISLHGPLCLQQGDRFVLPLLAGNLIYQSHGWPKPEEELFLVDTSVPDATKLRTASRGGFPLSSRDGLVLARVGLAQELRVCDPATGRSLTLPSEQAFLRTTGVNYVMLVRGDDKGATSVGRHFQVVKAYLEMSQYSGNLQLQTFSSEHGVWGLYTNNYLPNLFGNHLQQSLGKALVTGGTVHWLCETDTGSYVLKLRVRAAKVMARMLPKGFPHHEQHQKVLATSSAGRDVLVLVGEEDKISAWAQSKHTGKWQQRPHVVINMTEKISRFLEKAGGSCIPPTNPVQFKLIWFAKKSGTVLIDTCRSFFWLDLQSMEIVRWFLDHRIPYTTHNIPYEMSLTAWVPTFSSTL from the exons ATGGTGCCGTCGCGTCCTTGCAGTTGCAGGCCGATCTATGCA GCAGCGGCGCCAAGTCAAGCTGCAAGACGGCGGAGGCAGAAGGCAGCGTCAATGCCGTTGGACGTGCTGGTGGACATTGCGGTGCGCACCGACCCGGCCACCCTCGTGCGCTGTGCCGCCACGTGCATGGACCGCGTCAAGGAATACATCAGCCTCCACGGCCCCCTCTGCCTCCAGCAGGGAGACCGCTTCGTGCTCCCCCTCCTGGCTGGCAATCTGATCTACCAGTCCCACGGCTGGCCCAAGCCCGAGGAGGAGCTGTTTCTGGTGGACACCAGCGTGCCGGATGCCACCAAGCTGCGCACGGCTAGCCGCGGAGGCTTTCCCCTCTCGTCACGCGATGGTCTTGTCCTTGCCCGTGTAGGCTTGGCACAAGAGCTCCGCGTGTGCGACCCGGCCACCGGCAGGAGTCTCACCCTACCATCCGAACAGGCGTTCCTAAGAACGACTGGGGTAAATTATGTCATGCTCGTCCGTGGCGATGATAAGGGGGCCACCTCCGTTGGCCGGCATTTTCAAGTGGTCAAGGCATATCTAGAGATGTCACAGTACAGCGGCAACCTGCAGCTCCAGACCTTCTCATCGGAGCATGGCGTGTGGGGCCTCTACACCAACAACTATCTACCTAACCTATTTGGCAACCACTTGCAACAAAGCCTCGGCAAGGCCCTGGTCACCGGCGGCACTGTCCACTGGTTGTGCGAGACTGACACCGGGTCCTATGTCCTGAAGCTCCGTGTCAGAGCGGCAAAGGTGATGGCGAGGATGCTCCCAAAAGGGTTCCCACACCACGAACAACACCAAAAAGTTCTAGCAACATCGTCGGCGGGTCGGGATGTGCTTGTGCTCGTCGGTGAAGAGGACAAGATATCGGCATGGGCACAATCAAAGCATACAGGCAAGTGGCAGCAACGGCCACATGTGGTGATCAACATGACGGAGAAAATTTCGCGGTTCCTTGAGAAGGCAGGCGGTAGTTGCATTCCGCCGACGAACCCAGTCCAATTCAAGCTAATCTGGTTTGCCAAGAAGAGCGGTACCGTGCTCATCGACACATGCCGTAGTTTCTTTTGGCTCGACCTGCAGTCTATGGAGATCGTGAGGTGGTTCTTGGATCATAGGATCCCATACACTACCCATAATATCCCCTATGAGATGAGTTTGACGGCTTGGGTTCCAACATTCAGTAGCACTTTGTGA